AAGACAGATTTGAGACGCTGTATCATAAAAAACCAAAGTGAAGAACCATATAGGAAGACACTTTATGTTCACATTTTCTCTACACACACTTATGTAatgtaaaatatacacacatataagaaTATTATTCTTATGGATTTTTAACCCCCACTTCAACAAAGTCAGTACCACAACCTTTATTcaagtgtaaaatatttgagatattGCTTTATGACATTAATCATTGTGAGAAATGAAAGCATGCTTATTCACACAAAGtagggaaaggaaaaatatccaAATTCCACCAGGATGAAACAGTGATTTTTATCATTGctacttacaggagtatgggtgaaGGGTTATATGTAGAGGAAAAATGATGAATGACAGCTGCATCATCAAAAGGTCAGCCCAGCAATGGTGAAGGGCCAGGAAACTTGGGGCACAGTGTACAAGTTACTAGCAGCTCAAAAATGTGGATATGCTGTTTTCAGATCATCCCAAAGGTATTCTCAATTAGGTCTCTTTTCCTCAAGGTAGCTCAGTTGGTTTGGTGGACTTTAGGGCCCTCAACTGCCAAAAAATGTACTCCTCTATCTGAGAGTATGCCTTGTCAGTCTCTGCAGTTTATATATGCTGTATACGTGCTTGGATTATATacagataggtgtgtgtgtgcacgcacatgtgcaagagcatgcgtgcatgtgtgtgttaaatgTGAGTGATCAATTTTGATTTTATGGCCTTCCTGAAACTGTTCAGTTGTTTATATTCCTAGTTGAATAAGCTTCCCAGAAGGGTGGAATATTTCACCTCCacttagaatatctttttttctttacttccatTTTTACATCCTCTATCTTCAAGAGATTATCTCTAAATATGAAGGCTTTAATCAAAGATGAAATTGCTGAACAACAGATATTTCAATTCATAATACTCACTCAAAAGATTCATCTAAGTTGAATCCACAGGGCTTTGAAAACACAAATGATCAAACAAAGATTAAAATAGCACCTAATAAAACACAGGAACCACAAGAGGCTCATGGGAATTTAAACATACCTGTACTGTGTTACACAAACATGAACATAGTATCTATTGAGCAAATGGTATCCCATGGTTAAATGTACAttcttttaaagctttaaaaGAGCACAAAACAAATTCAGGTCTAGATCAAGAAAGTATACTCTAACTCTCCATACCATGGAATTTAACAATCACAGCGTTCTTTACAAATGAGATCAGAAGAATATGCTGATAGAGTGTTTGTTTCATACGTGTGGGGACCTTAGTTTCCCCTCAGAACTAAAGTAAAGATGTCCAGGAAAATGTCATGCATGTGCATCCTTTCTCTGGGGAAAGAGACATAGGAATCCTTGAGTCGCTGAGCAGTCCGTTTTGTCTAAATGGTGAGATTCATGTCAGTGAgagagcatttaaaaataatttcattctcTGAGAATAAAATCAAGAATGTTCTCTGACATctgtatctacacacacacacacacacacacacacacacacacaatttcacacacacacacacgcagagagagaacgtcagtctcaaaaatcaaaacatcagGGAAAATATATCAGCATATAGAGGTTCTGTGTATCTGAATACAGAGAAAATTGTCCATAAATCTTCCTCATTGATGATTTAGGAGAAATTATACATGGAAAAGTGGATCCTTCAAGCCATAAAATGAATTTCTATGATTGCCACTCAAACCAGAGGGGGAAAAATCATGCTAATAGAAAATGGACTTgattctctgccttctgattgatCTGGGGGACAGACAAACGTgcaattttcttctttcaacCATGCCTGGGGTCATCATGCATTTCATAAAAGTTTGTCAGACACAGTCTTGATCATATCTAAGTCTGACTCTGAGTCAGAATAGCCAGACATTTCCTGAGATTTAAGTACTCTGGACCACAGGCTGTCCCTGTTCTCAACTCTAGATATATTTTTGTGGTATGTTTTAAACTTATACACTATggatttacagatttttttttcttttatagccaaaaaaaggaatttttcatcagtgtgcctgttctaatgggaggtcaccaaatccagctggaccggaaCTGAAGGAACAtttgatcaaaccggactctctgaatgtggctgacaatgggggctgactgagaaggcactgggacttgtttctactgcatgtactggctttttgggaccctagtctatttggatgcacaccttcctaggcctggatataggggggagggccttggacttcccccagggcagggttccctgccctctctcaagcagggatggggagagaggagagtgagtggggaagcggaaggggaatgggaggaggaaaggaagtgtaaatttttaaatggaaaaataaaaaagataaataaaaaagaaaagatgataatGTAAAGGGAATTACTCACTCATGTAGGCCCTTTGAACAAACACATTTAGTAAATAAGCAATCTGTAAGATCCATTGAGCATACATGTCTGAACTCATATGCCAGGTCTAGGGGTGAGGGTAATGCGTATAGCATAACAGAATAGGATGAGATCCTACTTTAAGCCCTTGCTGATCCAAGAGCCACCTCAAACGATTTCATCTGGTCACAGGGACAGTACAATGCAAGATGCCACAATGAGGTAAGGGTAGGAAAGGCAGAATGGTGGTAGATTATAGAAATTTAAATAGAGTAGTATTTTTCATTCACGTTTAGATGATTGACTGCTTATCTTCGTAGTTGCTGAGACTTGAGGCCTTTTCATCTTGTGCTAGTTATGTGAAAATCTCGGTGCCCTCTAGATTCTTCATCTTGATTACAACTGCATTTTCTTCCAACTGTCTTCCATCAATAGAATTCTGTTATATAACACCAGGTTTTCCATgacttttttaatttgaaaaataatctgGAAACACAAGATGgtaattatataatttatcaGCACACATGTGAGAAGTCATTCCTTGTATTTAGAAGTTTATTGAAACTGATGATTGTGCCTTCtgtcagtttagtttttcctctaTGAGTTTGGGGAAAGGGGTTGCACATGACGCTAGTAACTGTGCATGCTGTTGGTTGCACTTCAGAAGTATATAGTTTTGGTCTTAATGCTGAAGAAGTTGTATATTGTGGTTCAATAACATGAAAATTTCAGGTTCGTAGTAATGATCTAGAAGCTTCCAAAACCCACTGTTTGTGTCCCAGAAATTGTCAACAACTATATTATTCAGCTACATGGTAAAGTCATAAGGGAATCTGTCAAGGTTTAACTGATAGCAAATCTAGAAATCTTGCCTTACGGTTAGAGTTGAACTCATGGCCTTGTTGCAACAATTGTTAGCAACTGCACCATTCAGCCACAAGGTAAAGCCATAAGGGAGTCTGTTAAAGTGTGTCCTGTAATAAATCTAGTGTAACAGTTGAGTTGCAATCAATAGCTCTCCTATTTGATTAAAAGGCAACCCTGGAATCTCAAATCCACATGTCATAACAGTGAAAAAACATATTCCACCAAGGAGGGCACGatcatttcttttgttaaatgtatGTGATGTAGCTGAAAAGGTACCTTTATAAGTATTTGTGTTTGTTCCTATAGGTTACTGGAACTTTGGCCAGCATtgttgaaagaaatattttacagTGTTTGGTGGTTGATGTCATAGATTCACATTTTGTTACATTCGTGAGAATAACTGATGCTTGCTGTGGTCTGGCAGCTTAAGGCTGACAAAGAATAGAGTATATTTAAACCACCTGAAAGATGGCAGAAAGAACAAAGGCCCTGACCTAGGAAAACATTATTAGGGAACAAGCACGTTACTCTTGACAGAAATGACCATGAGTCATTATGGAACAAAGAATGATTTGCAAAATTACTTGAACCCTAGAGATAGCAtgacaaaacagaagaaaccacATTGAAGCAAGACTGGTGCAAGTAGAATTTATACTCCCTGAAGGAAGAGACTCATTGTGCTGGAGACATTGCTCCTCGTGCTCCCTACCACCCCCCACCAAGCTCTGCTTGGCTTTGGTTACTGTCTGTTAGTATATATAGGAGGTGGAAGGAAGCACTCAGGTAGGCAATTTCCCCACCTGGAGGCCACACCATTGTGGTGGAACGTCTCAGAGATGCAGTTGGGATTGACtcatccatgctcctgtaagtgtCATTCATCTGTGGTCCTCTAAGTAAGCTTTAGCAGGCAGTGCGTTACTTGGTACAGATTGGGTTgtatattatcttttcttttcaccTATCATTGTTGCAGTCTGCAGAGAGCTGATATGTGTTCATGTCTCACTTATATTCAAGGCAAAggagatgagatttttttttctttttgatttttcgaggcatggtttctctgtgtagctttggagcctctcctggaacttggaAATCACTCCGTACAGTGTAcagcaggctggcctgaaactcacagagatctacctgagaAATCTATAATTATTTGGCTTGTCAGGGTTTTGACCTGTGCCTGATCACTTAACtcaaacttaataaaatatttagtttcaaaggataatatatatatagtaatggCCAGTTTGATTCTCTACTAGTTTGGTATATACCAAATAAAACagcataagaaagaaaagaacatgttCATACCAATCATCTTAACTCTTAGgtgatatttaaaagaaaaatcaattagctataaacttaaaatttattaaatagaaaatgtacTTATATTCCCAAGACATCAAAATATGTATAGTGATGATTTAAGGACTCTAGCTTTGGATTCATCTCTGTTCAAATGTGTCCAAGTTTTGGAAGCTCCTCTGGAGCAGCCAAAGCTGAAGGATCACCCATTTCTCACGGTGTgaactgtgaaaatgtgtttccTCCCTATATTCCCACAGAGTAAAGAGCATACCCCCAACTCATTATACAGTACTGATTTGGCACAGGACTCTGAGAACAGATAGTGCTTACCATAGAGTATAGCTCATGGAACCTTATTTGAAAACATCATCTCAGAatcatttctctgtatagcaggGATGGGCCTGTTGCTGCTGGTGTCAAGCCTACTCCTTTGGGAACACGTGACCTCCACAAGCGGTGACCAGATGACCAATGAAGAGTTGTATTACAAATTGCTTTCCATTTCACATCGCACCCGTATAGTTTCTCGacaaatgtataaaatgttaGTAAGTATCTCACTTATTTCAGAATTCTTCCCTAAAGTATATGTGAGAAAATGCTACTCTTTTAACTATATAGCATCACAAATCTAATTTCAACCAATACGTTTTATATGTAATAGGAACATCCAATTATGATAGTGTCGATGAGGAAATATAGGAAGTTTCATGAAATTGCAAAGATTTGTAAAGAAAGCAatgattattttttcaatttttcctctaataaaccttaaaaataaccaTTTAAACGTCTTCTTTGAACATTAAGTCCAGAAAAATTTGCcaggaaggagctgagatttGTGATTTCCTGGTCGTGTCTGAAGAATGGTTgtgtgggcattttttttttttttgcaagtgcTCTTGAGATATCCAATATAGGAGCACTACCCTGCAGTGAGTCATtgggagaaaataaaactaaactaatCTGTAACTACGCAAagtggaaaacaacaacaaaagtaacagTTCAGAAACTTGCAAATGTCAAGAAACATTGTTTAAGATTTTTAGTTGTGAGTAACTAATTACAATCAGAATATTGGTGTAGAAGGGAGCATTTTTTCCTCCTTCATGTTGGTGATacatttttttgtctgttttggtgGGTCActacactgaaaacaaaaaagacagagcAAAATTAGGGACATGAAACCCATGTCTGTAGAGTTGGGAATATAACTTCCCATTGTCCTTTTCACCCATTAGTGTTTCTTTCATCCCTTCTTCACTCACAATTTTTAAGTGCAGTGTTGCTAGAAATCCATTACACTTTTATAAATTTgctgattattattattgatatatatttaaattaataagcaCCCCAAGTAAACATAAACTTCAGTTGATTAATATAATCACATTCAATGTTGAATTCTATCCTCATTCATTGCTGATTGCTTCTTCAAAGATATCCAGATTTGTACGTTGAAATGTGATGCCATTAACACAACTGAATTACAAATCTGCCATGAAGTTGGGACGGTTCAACTCTACCTCCATTTTACTTGAGAAAACAGTAGAAATTTTCAGCTATCTATTGGCAGTAGCACATCAATAGGAAACAAATTATTCATAAGTATTAACAGAAAGACACTATTGGATGACACACAACTCAAACCCTAGAATTctgatatttaaaatactaaatgcTTTTGGACTAGAGCATTTATTAGTTTCTTTCAAAAGAATGATTTTCAGAATGgcaaacaggaagagaagagggagagggtgaGGAGGGTTTTGTGAGACCGGAACACACGACTATATACCTCATGGGAAGAAAAGGTAGACATGCAGTATTTGCCTCTATCCTCTCTTTCAATTATATACAGACCCTATGTGATACATTTGAATACTTATCAAATGCATTAATAACCTTGTCATGGGTGTGTTTATTATTCGGAAATTACAAAGTCTTGACTCATTTCATTCCCTCCAGGATAAGAAGTTAGCCAAGGGAAAATTGTTTAGAGACGGCAGAAACAACACATGCCACATCACTTCCATCCCTACTTCAAAAAAAGTAAGTTTTTCTCCCTGGTATTTACCAAAGAAATGTTGGCAATGTTCTAGCTATCTGTGCTGTATGCAATTACTGGGGCTAGTGTGGTTACAATACTCTCAGATCCAATAGAATGATGAAAGAGGAACAGGCAGAAAAGCATGGCACCACACAGTAGGTAACTTACACACTCTAAGTCAGATGTCATCTTACATTATACCTGACACCTAAGTTGCCCATGTAGAAGATAATTTTGCCAACACCTCGCTAGAGGGATTAAACATTTTGATCTGAATTGGATATTAATGGTTAAATACACATCCATACCTATGTGGAAGAAATCAAATACAGTAGTGTTTATGATATAATCCTAAAGGCTCCTGCACTGTCAGCAGGCTACTTAAATCACCAATGTGCAGTTTATTGTTGAGGGTTGAAACTCTCGTGGTCTTTGCTGTCTCATTATTTATGCAATACAACATTAGTGACCTACCTTCTCCTGTATCTTAATTGAACATCAGCTGAACAAGAGGGCTCTCTGCCTACTCTGTAACGAATCTCATGATAACCTATATTTTGCTGGGGTTTACATTCCTCAGTAGCTCTAATAGGTGATTGTTTTATCTCTTCCTCTGACTAccattcataattaattttttgtgATTTAAACTAAACTGATTATCTGTATACTTTGCACATATATAAGTGTTCTATATGATTTTATCACTAGCACCAATCTCCTACGTAAAACTATTCTCCTTTAAAGTGTGACTGTAATAATGGAAATTAAAGAAagagtgggagaagagagaatTTTGACAGAGAGCTACTTTCACAGACACTTCAAAAAGCAGTATGTTGGTAGTCATACATGTATTAGACACACAAATTTCTGTAACTTGAGAtactattagaaaaataataaactgaggctcagaaagtttaaaaacaacttgGACCCCTTGCATGTCGAGCAAGAATGTGAAGCTGGGCATCATCCACCCCAATTCCTCAGTAGTAATCATCTTGCCACAATCCTCCCATCAACTAATTTTCACCATTTAGCCTGCTCCATTTCTTAATATCCTTTACATATTTCCTTTCCCATATGCATTGATTTCCATTACTCTTCTTTTCATTGCAAGAGACTGACTAGAAGCATAATATCATGAAGCTGAAATCAGATATGGCTGTCAAACAAGATTCTGGCAATGATCACAAACTGGGCATGTCATATTTCATTGTGATACCCACTGATGTTGGTATTAAAAGCAGTGctgagtcatatttttttttgctggacATAATGACAAGCATGTTGCTGTGCCAGAGGTATGGAGTAGGGTTTACTCAGAAAATCACTATCTTAATGGCATGTTTTCTTCgctatatttatttgtaaataatttacAATAATCCATAAATCAGCATTGAGCTTTTATATGAGCAAATTGATTCACTAATGTGAAGACAGTTTGGTTGACCTTTGACTTTCAGTGTTGGCATTACTGTGGTTTCAATCAGATCCTGGTGATACTGGAGATCCAGCAAATCTTTCATTATCATAGATGAGAAAttcaattaaatagaaaaaaaatctcaccataAGTCACATGGCATGTAGACAATCAaactaattattattaatttgacaTGTCCTTAGAAAACTATTAAGACCTATTAGTTTTATGTTAGCAAACTATCTTTTAATGGCTTAAACTTCACATCTATATAATATGGATCATATTCTAAGAGACATTTATTACTTAAAACTTAGTATTGCAATTTTTGATTTTGCATGAACACACAATGTGTCTACCATGCTGTTTTGTTTATTCAATGAAATGTAAAATCTGCTTGCTTAGACTGAAGACGTTCTGAAAGTGATCATCAATGTTTCCAGTGCCTGGAAGTATCCACTGAAACTGCTAACACCTGCAACGTTGACCCACTTAGATTCCTATGATGGCATGCTGGCAAGAGCTGTAGAGGTTAACTTTGGAAATCAAGAAGTTCTGGAGGGAGCAAAAATTTTACTCAGCAGGGTGAGCCATCCCTTCACATTTCTTTGATCATGTCATgtgtgaaaaagaaattaatttttaaaaacttcattttcaAGACTATCCAATATGTTCACAACCGTTCTAATAAGGAATCACATATAAAACCAACTCCCCAAAAAGTTCTTTACTGAGAATGCAGCACATAAGTGATCTCAGTAGAAAATAGCTGTTGTGCACAGTTACTTGGGCAGAAGGTTTCCTGGAGAGGATAGGCACACCTACCTAACTCAGAAGACCTTAAGACAGTCATGCTTTTGTCTTTGCAACTTCACTCATTAAAAGAAGTGCTCGTCGTGGCTGAGGTttaggaaaaatatataatatggaaAGTAGATTTAGTTGAAAGTTAAAAGTGATAGGGACATTTTCCCAGAACCCATTAAGGTATGGAGGACGGACTAGGAAAGTACTGAAGGCGGTAAATATCTCCAAAGTGAAAGAACTGGCCCCATTCACTTCAAAGTCCTTTGGTTAAATCCATAGCTACAGTCACATAGCAATTTGCTGGTTCTCCATTTGTATAGTCTTGCATACATATTCCTCATTTAGGATCAGTGGGACACCCGAAATTCTGAACACTTATTTCACTTCTAGTTTTATGTGCTAATACCTTCATGACACCTTGGCTTAGAAACATGACAGTACACAATTTTGACTGATTTTCTACTCTCACCTTTTCTTGCAAAACGTTGAAAATTTAGAAGTAATGTCAATCAGGACTATGGAGATTGGTCATACATTTGAATGTCTGCTTTGCAAGTATGAAGTCCTGGTTTTGATTCCAAAATCCTTATAAATGAATGATGATGTGTGGATTTTCTGTGCAACCTGAGCACCgggaaggcagaggcaatcaGATTCCTGGTGTGTtctagataaaaaataaagtaaattcttctaaaaagaaacagaataccaAGAACAATCAATAGTAGAATCCATCCAAAAAATAGTTGAATTCATCCTAAGGTTTTAAATAGCTTTAATATGGGATGAAGTGATGTCGGATTGTTCTCCAGACTACAGTGTATATGTAATCTTTCTAAAATAGTGCTATGGAAGGCCATAGTTGAAGATTTTCGCTTGAGAAATCTAGACACATTTCATACTTGCATCTTAACATGTAATGTTTTGATTTCAAAGGACGACCTTTTGGTTTCTATGTTAATGTATAGCCATAAACGCAAATTCACATATATGAATgtccatttacacacacacacacacacacacacacacacacacacacacacacacacaaatgaatgaaagGAATAAGTTCTAACCAAATCAACAAAGTACATAATACCTGTCCTTTTATATTTAGATTCAGCCTGGATTTGAAGAAAATGACTATACTGTCTGGCCAGAACTAAAACAACTAAGGTCTTCCAATGAAGACACTCATCTTTTGGCATTTTATAAACTGTTCTACTGCCTCCGCCTGGATACAAAAAAGGTTGACCGTTATCTCAAGTCCCTGAGGTGCCGAGTCATCAAAAATTATAAGTGTTAAGTATAGATCTATGACATTTGCTGCTGAATAAATCAGACCTTTGGTGCTTTGAAACTTTTAATCTAAtagatttacttttataaattaaaatatgattcatTAGAAATGCCAGTTTGGAAGAGAACATTTACCAATGTCTTGTGCccacataatataaaatagaagCCTAGCTTTGCAATGTTTCTTTGCAATTTTCACAAAGGATCAggctttagaaagaaaacaagatgacTGAAAAATTACAGTGAGTAAAGATCagcaattatttttctaaataaaatatgatatcaCTATTAATTACAAGAATTAATGTGGAAACATACAGATATGTTTTGAACAATCATATCACTATGTATGGGAAAAGTTTCATGACCCAAGGACAGATGTGTAAGTGCTGTAGTTTTGCACTATCCCTAGATATCCTAATGCTTCAAACTTTCTAAAAGCATGTTAGGATGCTCGTTCATGGAGACTTAATCTGCTCCTCTCAGCAGTTATTGGTTGCCTGTAACTCTTCATCTAGGAGTGGGGCCTTGTGATGTTTCCTCCATCTATCTATGTTAAAATGTCAGCTAGGGTCATTTCACAGGTCTCATTTAAATAGCCTAATTGTTGACATTCTGTGGGAACAGCTTCCCTATGATGTCTAAAAGATGTGACCTCACAGGAAGCATCCTGTTGCTCTGGCCCTCTAATACTTCTTCCCCTTATTTGTGATATCCACTGATGctgagatgttttgttttgtttttgttgccaattcttattttctttacagTTCTTCCAGATGAATCTCTAAATCAGTTAACCATATAGAAGTCATTAATGTATCATTTGGAAGTTTATAAACAAAGGCCAGTTTAAAGATAGTGTGCACTGTAATTGGATTCAGGACCTTTGGGGAAAGTATAAATAGTAGTAGTACTACTAGTAGTAGATAATGTTTTTAGAGGCCTCAGGTAActcaagaaaaatgttttcttcaaaggGTAGTATTAGTTGACACAATATGTATGGGACACACTAATGCATTCAACTGTTGTAATCACCACACTGcatgaacctcagtttcttcatcctGCCATGTTGAACTGGTCTGGTTATCTAAATAGGTAGAA
This genomic window from Microtus ochrogaster isolate Prairie Vole_2 chromosome 16, MicOch1.0, whole genome shotgun sequence contains:
- the LOC101987691 gene encoding prolactin-3C1-like — its product is MGLLLLVSSLLLWEHVTSTSGDQMTNEELYYKLLSISHRTRIVSRQMYKMLDKKLAKGKLFRDGRNNTCHITSIPTSKKTEDVLKVIINVSSAWKYPLKLLTPATLTHLDSYDGMLARAVEVNFGNQEVLEGAKILLSRIQPGFEENDYTVWPELKQLRSSNEDTHLLAFYKLFYCLRLDTKKVDRYLKSLRCRVIKNYKC